From Stenotrophomonas nitritireducens, the proteins below share one genomic window:
- the grpE gene encoding nucleotide exchange factor GrpE, with protein MNQEHTEFDPENAATGGDDAHHDQIEALRAELEQVKAESLRERADLDNQRKRVARDIEQARKFANEKLLGDLLPVFDSLDAGLTAAGGEPNPLREGMELTYKQLLKVAADNGLVLLDPAGQAFNPEHHQAISQVPAPAGVAPGAVVTVFQKGYLLNERLLRPALVVVAQAD; from the coding sequence ATGAACCAAGAGCACACTGAATTCGACCCCGAAAACGCCGCCACCGGCGGTGACGACGCGCACCACGACCAGATCGAGGCGCTGCGCGCCGAGCTGGAACAGGTCAAGGCCGAATCGCTGCGCGAACGCGCCGATCTGGATAACCAGCGCAAGCGTGTGGCCCGCGACATCGAGCAGGCCCGCAAGTTCGCCAACGAGAAGCTGCTCGGCGACCTGCTGCCGGTGTTCGACAGCCTCGATGCGGGCTTGACCGCCGCTGGCGGCGAGCCCAACCCGCTGCGCGAAGGTATGGAGCTGACCTACAAGCAGCTGCTCAAGGTGGCTGCTGACAACGGTCTGGTCCTGCTGGACCCGGCCGGCCAGGCCTTCAATCCGGAGCATCACCAGGCCATCAGCCAGGTGCCGGCGCCGGCTGGTGTGGCCCCGGGCGCGGTAGTGACCGTGTTCCAGAAGGGCTACCTGCTCAACGAGCGCCTGCTGCGGCCGGCGCTGGTGGTGGTGGCCCAGGCCGATTGA
- a CDS encoding RnfH family protein: protein MIRVEVVLAWPDRYQQRQLELAEGCTVADAVAAAALEGAAEAVAMAVHGVLAPPQQLLREGDRIELLRPLLADPKENRRRRARGGD from the coding sequence GTGATACGTGTGGAAGTGGTGCTGGCCTGGCCGGACCGTTACCAGCAGCGTCAGCTTGAACTGGCCGAAGGTTGCACGGTTGCCGACGCGGTAGCCGCAGCGGCGCTGGAGGGCGCTGCCGAGGCCGTGGCGATGGCGGTGCATGGCGTGCTTGCACCGCCGCAGCAGCTGCTGCGGGAAGGTGACAGGATCGAGCTGCTGCGCCCGTTGCTCGCCGACCCCAAAGAAAATCGCCGCCGGCGGGCGCGCGGCGGCGATTGA
- the dnaJ gene encoding molecular chaperone DnaJ: MKRDYYEVLGVARTATDEELKKAYRRCAMKHHPDRNPGDAAAEAAFKECKEAYETLSDGNKRRMYDAHGHAAFEHGMGGGGGPGGPDMNDIFGDIFGNIFGGGGGGPRQPRRGADIGYVMELDLEEAVAGVERRIEIPTLAECGDCDGSGSEDRKVETCNVCGGRGQVRVQRGIFAMQQACHNCDGRGQIISKPCKTCHGNGRVEEDKVLSVKVPAGVDTGDRIRLQGEGEAGPAGAPAGDLYVEVRVREHAIFTRDGDDLHCEVPVRISQAALGDSIRVATLGGEAEIRIPAETQTGKLFRLRGKGVKSVRSRTEGDLYCRVVVETPVNLTAEQRKLLEQFESTFSGEDARKHSPKSATFIDGVKGFWERMKS, from the coding sequence ATGAAACGCGATTATTACGAAGTACTGGGCGTAGCCCGCACCGCAACCGATGAAGAGCTGAAGAAGGCCTATCGCCGTTGCGCGATGAAGCACCACCCGGACCGCAACCCGGGCGATGCCGCCGCCGAAGCTGCCTTCAAGGAATGCAAGGAGGCGTACGAAACCCTGTCCGACGGCAATAAGCGGCGCATGTACGACGCCCACGGCCACGCCGCGTTCGAGCACGGCATGGGCGGCGGCGGTGGTCCCGGCGGCCCGGACATGAACGATATTTTCGGTGACATCTTCGGCAATATTTTTGGCGGAGGTGGCGGTGGCCCGCGCCAGCCGCGTCGCGGGGCCGATATCGGCTACGTGATGGAGCTGGACCTGGAAGAAGCCGTGGCCGGTGTTGAACGCCGCATCGAGATCCCGACCCTGGCCGAATGCGGTGATTGCGACGGCAGTGGCTCGGAAGACCGCAAGGTCGAGACCTGCAATGTCTGCGGTGGTCGCGGCCAGGTGCGCGTGCAGCGTGGCATTTTTGCCATGCAGCAGGCCTGCCATAACTGCGATGGTCGTGGCCAGATCATCAGCAAGCCGTGTAAGACCTGCCACGGCAATGGCCGTGTCGAGGAAGACAAGGTGTTGTCGGTCAAGGTGCCGGCAGGCGTGGACACCGGTGACCGTATCCGCCTGCAGGGCGAAGGCGAAGCCGGCCCGGCGGGTGCACCGGCCGGTGACCTGTATGTGGAAGTGCGCGTGCGTGAGCATGCGATCTTCACCCGTGACGGTGACGACTTGCACTGCGAAGTGCCGGTGCGCATCTCGCAGGCAGCGCTGGGCGATTCGATCCGCGTAGCAACGCTGGGCGGCGAGGCGGAAATCCGCATCCCCGCCGAGACCCAGACCGGCAAGCTGTTCCGCCTGCGTGGCAAGGGCGTCAAATCGGTGCGCAGCCGCACCGAAGGCGATCTGTACTGCCGCGTCGTGGTGGAGACCCCGGTCAACCTGACCGCCGAGCAGCGCAAGCTGCTGGAGCAGTTTGAATCCACGTTCAGCGGTGAAGATGCGCGCAAGCATTCGCCGAAGTCGGCCACCTTCATCGACGGCGTGAAAGGCTTCTGGGAACGCATGAAGTCCTGA
- the fur gene encoding ferric iron uptake transcriptional regulator, whose protein sequence is MESNDLRKVGLKVTHPRMRILALLEQNTPHQHHLTAEDIYRKLLDCGDEIGLATVYRVLTQFEAAGLVLKHNFEGGQAVYELDRGGHHDHMVDVDSGKIIEFESPEIEELQRKIAAEHGFELEEHSLVLYVRKKRK, encoded by the coding sequence ATGGAATCCAATGACCTGCGCAAAGTCGGCTTGAAGGTAACGCATCCGCGGATGCGCATCCTTGCTTTGCTCGAGCAGAACACCCCCCATCAGCACCACCTCACCGCCGAAGACATCTACCGCAAGCTGCTTGATTGCGGTGATGAGATCGGGCTGGCCACGGTTTACCGTGTGCTGACCCAGTTCGAAGCGGCGGGCTTGGTACTCAAACACAACTTTGAAGGCGGCCAGGCGGTTTATGAGCTGGACCGCGGCGGCCACCACGACCATATGGTGGACGTGGACTCGGGCAAGATCATCGAGTTTGAAAGCCCGGAAATCGAGGAGCTGCAGCGGAAGATCGCTGCGGAGCATGGTTTTGAGCTGGAAGAACACTCGCTGGTGTTGTACGTGCGCAAAAAGCGTAAGTAG
- the smpB gene encoding SsrA-binding protein SmpB gives MSTKQSKDKAKNGTADKTISLNKRARHEYHLEDRVEAGLVLQGWEVKAIRAGRGNMTDAYAYVKDGEIYLIGAQITPLIQASTHTVPEDRRQRKLLLHRREIDKLIGRVERDGYTLVPTAMYWKKNKIKIEIALAKGKQNHDKRDTAKERDWDREKQRAMRAHNRNA, from the coding sequence ATGAGCACGAAACAAAGCAAGGATAAAGCAAAGAACGGGACGGCCGACAAAACCATCTCGTTGAACAAGCGCGCGCGCCACGAGTACCACCTGGAAGATCGGGTGGAAGCCGGTCTGGTGCTGCAGGGCTGGGAGGTCAAGGCCATCCGCGCCGGTCGCGGCAACATGACCGACGCCTACGCCTATGTGAAGGATGGCGAGATCTACCTGATCGGCGCGCAGATCACGCCGTTGATCCAGGCCTCCACCCACACCGTTCCGGAAGACCGCCGCCAGCGCAAGCTGCTGCTGCACCGGCGCGAGATCGACAAGCTGATCGGCCGCGTCGAGCGTGACGGCTACACGCTGGTACCCACCGCGATGTACTGGAAAAAGAACAAGATCAAGATCGAGATCGCGCTGGCCAAGGGCAAGCAGAATCACGACAAGCGCGATACCGCCAAGGAGCGCGACTGGGACCGCGAGAAGCAACGCGCAATGCGCGCCCACAACCGCAACGCCTGA
- a CDS encoding type II toxin-antitoxin system RatA family toxin, with product MTTIRRSALVEHSADRMFNLVNDVAAYPGRFRWCDKAEILEQGEQRLVARLDLGLGSFRTWFMTENTLERPHSIDMKLRDGPFKRLHGRWEFHALSESACKVTLELEFEPTSRLLGPALALGFQGLADRMVNDFVRVADQEP from the coding sequence ATGACTACCATTCGTCGCAGCGCGCTGGTCGAACACTCCGCCGATCGCATGTTCAACCTGGTCAATGATGTTGCCGCCTACCCGGGCCGGTTCCGCTGGTGTGACAAGGCGGAGATCCTGGAGCAGGGTGAGCAGCGGCTGGTTGCCCGGCTCGATCTCGGGCTGGGTTCGTTCCGTACCTGGTTCATGACCGAAAACACCTTGGAACGCCCGCACAGCATCGATATGAAGCTGCGCGATGGTCCGTTCAAGCGGCTGCATGGCCGCTGGGAGTTCCATGCCCTGTCTGAAAGCGCCTGCAAGGTGACGCTGGAACTGGAGTTCGAGCCGACCTCGCGCCTGCTCGGGCCGGCCTTGGCGCTGGGTTTCCAGGGCCTGGCTGACCGCATGGTCAACGACTTCGTGCGCGTGGCTGACCAGGAGCCTTGA
- a CDS encoding outer membrane protein assembly factor BamE: protein MRNLLLIAVVALSTTGCGIIYKQPIYQGNLIREQSVAQLQVGQSKQQVNALLGTPSIADPFHAQRWDYTASQRVNRLGKTEVKNFTVFFDNDQVTRWEGDYFPTQDADLARNSVRQFGRNLAKDKKKGR from the coding sequence ATGCGCAACCTCCTGTTGATCGCCGTTGTCGCCCTGTCCACTACTGGCTGCGGCATCATCTACAAGCAGCCCATCTATCAGGGCAACCTGATCCGCGAACAGTCCGTGGCGCAGTTGCAGGTCGGCCAAAGCAAGCAGCAGGTGAATGCGCTGCTGGGCACGCCGTCCATCGCTGACCCGTTCCACGCACAACGCTGGGATTACACCGCCAGCCAGCGTGTGAACCGCCTGGGCAAGACCGAGGTGAAAAATTTCACCGTGTTCTTCGACAACGACCAGGTCACCCGCTGGGAAGGCGACTACTTCCCGACGCAGGATGCTGACCTGGCCCGCAACAGCGTGCGTCAGTTCGGCCGCAACCTGGCCAAGGACAAGAAAAAGGGCCGCTGA
- a CDS encoding GNAT family N-acetyltransferase produces the protein MSAQLPAVQAASPQEVQALCARLLAFNRKASGNSFDELPLQLASHSDDGALCAGLLGDICAGWLAIHVLWVDPQLRGQGVGSQLLRQAEQHARAAGAHSVVLDTFDWQAEGFYLRHGYEVFGRLADFPPGHARIYLRKTL, from the coding sequence ATGTCGGCGCAGCTTCCTGCAGTGCAGGCCGCAAGCCCGCAGGAAGTACAGGCGCTGTGCGCACGGCTGCTGGCCTTCAACCGCAAGGCCAGCGGCAACAGTTTCGACGAACTGCCGCTGCAGCTGGCCAGCCACAGCGACGATGGAGCCCTCTGCGCCGGGCTGCTCGGCGATATCTGTGCCGGCTGGCTGGCGATCCATGTGCTGTGGGTTGACCCACAACTGCGCGGCCAGGGCGTGGGCAGCCAGCTGCTGCGGCAGGCCGAGCAACACGCCAGGGCCGCAGGCGCGCACAGCGTGGTACTGGATACCTTCGACTGGCAGGCGGAAGGCTTTTACCTGCGTCATGGTTACGAGGTTTTTGGCCGGCTGGCCGATTTCCCACCCGGCCATGCACGCATCTATCTGCGCAAAACGCTCTAA
- the recN gene encoding DNA repair protein RecN codes for MLRHLSIKDFAVVRATELEFGPGMTVVSGETGAGKSLMVDALGFLSGLRADSGVVRHGASRAELSAEFSLEDDAPARGWLRDNELDDEEQCQLRRVIRADGGSRAFINGRPVPVSQLSELASFLVEIHGQHDQQALLSRPSQLALLDAFARNEAERAAVRGAASQWQALLDERDALSQQGDVSDRIGFLEHQLGELQREELEPAAIVALGTSHRRQAHSTALIEACQRAGGLLNGDEDGPSLLSLLQQVRHELGRVSQHDARLGDVDAMLDAAGIQLHEALAQLDRVQDDLDSDPDAFEDIERRLSRLHDLARKHRVPMEELAATRDRLETELEQLRGADERLAKLAGEIDKAAARWQAVAAMLSNSRQTAASSLSDTTTALIGELGMGGGQFRIELEPQAQLRPDPNGAERVEFLVAANAGQPARALRKVASGGELSRISLAIEVAALGLDAVPTMVFDEVDSGIGGAIADIVGKKLRALGERRQVLCVTHLPQVASKGHAHYRVSKAPVEGMTQSAVELLDSKGREEELARMLGGAEVSKEARAAARKLLTEA; via the coding sequence ATGCTCAGACATCTATCGATCAAGGATTTTGCCGTTGTGCGCGCCACCGAACTGGAGTTCGGCCCAGGCATGACTGTCGTTTCCGGCGAGACCGGTGCCGGCAAGTCATTGATGGTGGACGCTTTAGGCTTTCTGTCCGGCCTGCGCGCCGACTCCGGCGTGGTCCGCCACGGCGCCAGCCGCGCCGAGCTGTCGGCCGAATTCAGCCTGGAAGACGACGCCCCGGCACGCGGCTGGCTGCGCGACAACGAGCTCGACGACGAGGAGCAATGCCAGCTGCGACGGGTGATCCGCGCCGACGGCGGCTCCCGCGCCTTCATCAACGGCCGCCCGGTACCGGTATCGCAACTGTCCGAGCTGGCCAGCTTCCTGGTCGAGATCCATGGCCAGCACGACCAGCAGGCGCTGCTGTCGCGCCCCAGCCAGCTGGCCCTGCTTGATGCCTTCGCCCGCAACGAGGCCGAGCGTGCCGCCGTGCGTGGCGCCGCCAGCCAATGGCAGGCGCTACTGGACGAGCGCGATGCGCTGTCCCAGCAAGGGGATGTTTCCGACCGGATCGGCTTTCTAGAACACCAGCTCGGCGAGCTGCAGCGCGAGGAACTGGAGCCAGCAGCGATAGTCGCGCTTGGCACCAGCCATCGCCGCCAGGCCCATTCAACCGCCCTGATCGAGGCCTGCCAGCGCGCCGGCGGCCTGCTCAATGGCGACGAGGACGGCCCCTCCCTGCTGTCCCTGCTGCAACAGGTGCGGCACGAGCTGGGCCGGGTCAGCCAGCACGACGCCCGCCTTGGCGACGTCGACGCCATGCTCGATGCCGCCGGCATCCAGCTGCACGAAGCGCTTGCCCAGCTGGACCGGGTCCAGGACGACCTGGACAGCGACCCGGACGCCTTTGAAGACATCGAACGCCGGCTCAGCCGGCTGCACGACCTGGCCCGCAAGCACCGCGTACCCATGGAAGAGCTTGCCGCCACCCGTGACCGCCTGGAAACCGAGCTGGAACAGCTGCGCGGCGCCGACGAGCGCCTGGCCAAGCTGGCCGGCGAGATCGACAAGGCCGCCGCCCGCTGGCAGGCCGTGGCTGCGATGCTTTCCAACAGCCGCCAAACCGCGGCGAGTTCTCTTTCAGACACCACCACCGCGCTGATCGGCGAGCTGGGCATGGGCGGCGGCCAGTTCCGCATTGAATTGGAGCCACAGGCACAGCTGCGCCCGGATCCGAATGGCGCCGAGCGGGTCGAATTCCTGGTCGCCGCCAACGCCGGCCAGCCCGCCCGCGCCCTGCGCAAGGTGGCCTCGGGCGGCGAGTTGTCGCGCATCTCTCTGGCGATCGAAGTAGCCGCCCTGGGCCTGGATGCGGTGCCGACCATGGTTTTCGACGAAGTGGACTCAGGCATCGGCGGTGCCATTGCCGACATCGTCGGCAAAAAGCTGCGTGCCCTGGGTGAGCGCCGCCAGGTGCTCTGCGTCACCCACCTGCCGCAGGTCGCCTCCAAGGGCCACGCCCACTACCGGGTAAGCAAGGCCCCGGTGGAAGGCATGACCCAGAGCGCGGTGGAGCTGCTGGACAGCAAGGGCCGAGAAGAAGAACTGGCGCGGATGCTGGGCGGCGCTGAGGTCAGTAAAGAAGCCCGGGCGGCCGCGCGCAAGCTGTTGACTGAGGCCTGA
- the dnaK gene encoding molecular chaperone DnaK: MGKIIGIDLGTTNSCVAIMDGGKARVIENSEGDRTTPSIVAYTKDGEVLVGASAKRQAVTNPKNTFYAVKRLIGRKFTDAEVQKDIAHVPYGILAHDNGDAWVQTSDGKKMAPQEISARVLEKMKKTAEDFLGEKVTEAVITVPAYFNDSQRQATKDAGRIAGLDVKRIINEPTAAALAYGLDKGDNKDRKIVVYDLGGGTFDVSIIEIANVDGEKQFEVLATNGDTFLGGEDFDNRVIEYLVEEFQKDQGIDLRKDPLALQRLKDAAERAKIELSSAQQTEVNLPYVTADASGPKHLNIKLTRAKLESLVEELIKKSIEPCRVALNDAGLRSSDISEVILVGGQTRMPKVQQAVTEFFGKEPRKDVNPDEAVALGAAIQGGVLGGDVKDVLLLDVTPLSLGIETMGGVFTKIIEKNTTIPTKASQTFSTAEDNQSAVTVHVLQGEREQARFNKSLAKFDLSGIEPAPRGMPQVEVSFDIDANGILHVSAKDKKTNKEQKVEIKAGSGLSEDEIARMVADAEANREEDKKFHELVQTRNQADGLIHATRSAITEHGSKVGGDVIGKVEAALADLETAMKGDDKAQIEAKSKSLEEAGQALFAAASAGEQAGPAPGGDAGAQSNDDVVDAEFTEVKDDKK, encoded by the coding sequence ATGGGCAAGATCATTGGTATCGACCTCGGCACCACCAACTCGTGCGTGGCGATCATGGACGGCGGCAAGGCCCGCGTCATTGAAAACTCGGAAGGCGACCGCACCACGCCCTCCATCGTCGCCTACACCAAGGACGGCGAAGTACTGGTGGGTGCCTCGGCCAAGCGCCAGGCTGTCACCAACCCGAAGAACACCTTCTACGCGGTGAAGCGCCTTATCGGCCGCAAGTTCACCGACGCCGAAGTGCAGAAGGACATCGCCCACGTGCCGTACGGCATCCTGGCGCATGACAACGGCGATGCCTGGGTACAGACCAGCGATGGCAAGAAGATGGCACCGCAGGAAATTTCCGCGCGCGTGCTGGAAAAGATGAAGAAGACCGCCGAAGACTTCCTCGGTGAAAAGGTCACCGAAGCGGTCATCACCGTGCCGGCCTACTTCAACGACAGCCAGCGCCAGGCAACCAAGGACGCAGGCCGCATTGCCGGTCTGGACGTCAAGCGCATCATCAACGAGCCGACCGCCGCTGCCCTGGCCTATGGCCTGGACAAGGGTGACAACAAGGACCGCAAGATCGTTGTCTACGATCTGGGCGGCGGCACCTTCGACGTGTCGATCATCGAGATCGCCAACGTTGACGGCGAGAAGCAGTTCGAAGTGCTGGCCACCAATGGTGACACCTTCCTGGGCGGCGAAGATTTCGACAACCGCGTCATCGAGTACCTGGTTGAAGAGTTCCAGAAGGACCAGGGCATCGACCTGCGCAAGGATCCGTTGGCCCTGCAGCGCCTGAAGGACGCCGCTGAGCGCGCCAAGATCGAGCTGTCGTCCGCGCAGCAGACCGAAGTCAACCTGCCGTACGTCACCGCAGACGCTTCCGGTCCGAAGCACCTGAACATCAAGCTGACCCGCGCCAAGCTGGAAAGCCTGGTCGAAGAGCTGATCAAGAAGTCGATCGAGCCGTGCCGCGTTGCGTTGAATGACGCCGGCCTGCGTTCGAGCGACATCAGCGAAGTGATCCTGGTCGGTGGTCAGACCCGCATGCCGAAGGTGCAGCAGGCCGTGACCGAGTTCTTCGGCAAGGAACCGCGCAAGGACGTCAACCCGGACGAAGCCGTGGCACTGGGTGCTGCGATCCAGGGCGGCGTGCTGGGCGGCGACGTCAAGGACGTGCTGCTGCTGGACGTGACCCCGCTGTCGCTGGGTATCGAGACCATGGGTGGCGTGTTCACCAAGATCATCGAAAAGAACACCACCATCCCGACCAAGGCCTCGCAGACCTTCTCGACCGCCGAGGACAACCAGTCGGCCGTGACCGTGCACGTGCTGCAGGGTGAGCGCGAGCAGGCCCGCTTCAACAAGTCGCTGGCCAAGTTCGACCTGTCCGGCATCGAGCCGGCCCCGCGTGGCATGCCGCAGGTAGAGGTGTCCTTCGACATCGACGCCAACGGCATCCTGCACGTGTCGGCCAAGGACAAGAAGACCAACAAGGAACAGAAGGTCGAGATCAAGGCCGGTTCGGGTCTGTCCGAGGACGAGATCGCACGCATGGTCGCCGACGCGGAAGCCAACCGCGAAGAAGACAAGAAGTTCCACGAGCTGGTGCAGACCCGCAACCAGGCTGATGGCCTGATCCACGCCACCCGTAGCGCCATCACCGAGCATGGCAGCAAGGTTGGCGGCGACGTCATCGGCAAGGTCGAGGCCGCGCTGGCCGACCTGGAAACGGCAATGAAGGGCGACGACAAGGCGCAGATTGAAGCCAAGTCGAAGTCGCTGGAAGAAGCCGGCCAGGCCTTGTTTGCCGCCGCTTCGGCCGGTGAGCAGGCTGGCCCGGCTCCGGGCGGCGACGCTGGCGCCCAGTCCAATGACGATGTGGTGGACGCCGAGTTCACCGAAGTCAAGGACGATAAGAAGTAA